The Atribacter laminatus genome contains the following window.
TTGTACGGGGGTTCTCTAAAAAAACATCCTTTCTTGGTGCAGCATTCTCTAAGGAGCGTTCTGACTCTTCTTCCTGCTTTGTTGAATTAATTCTGAAAGAAAAACAAACTCGACTTCTGGGTCATTGAAAGAATGAAAAAAAGACTCCAGAGCCAGGTAAGTTTCTGGCTTCACATGACCAATAGCAATCGAATAACCTCTTTTTTTAGCTATTGATACTGCTTCCCGAAGTTTTTGTTGGATATATTCAATCGAAGTATCTCCATCAATAAAAATATCCCTTCGAAAAGAAAGGAGCCCTAATTCTTGAGCTACATCAAAAGCCCGCGACTGATCACTGGTTACACTGTCTAAAAACATAAGATTCGATTTTTTTAAAGCTAACATGAGATTCCTCATTAGCTTAGAATCCTGGGTCGCTTTTGAACCTTTATGGTTATTTAGACCCCGTGCCGTTGGCAGATTGGTAATGGCCTTTTTTATAATATCATTAACCCGGGCTTCATCATCGCCGGTTCTCAAAATCAAAGTCTCATTATTATTTTGTTCATTATCCAAGGCTTCCATGGGAAGATGAATGATTATTTCTTTTCCCTGCTCACTAAACTTCTCTCCCAATGAACGGCTGAGAGGAAGGTGGGGGAAAACGGCATAGGTTATCTTTTGGGGAAGTTTTAAAAAGCGTTCTGCATTGGTTCGATTGTACCCTAAATCATCAATCACAATCGCCACCTGATAGCGAGGTTGGAAATAAACCTCCAAGGTAAACCATGGCATAAGATCTTGAAAAAGAAAATAGACGTCTTTTTCATTGAGAGTTCTTTTTTCACCATAAAATCCAAAGCCAAAAAGAACATTAAAAATTGCCAGGAGACGATCTGATATCTCCTCACGGTAGTATTCTGGAACATCCTCCATCATGACTTTCCAAGATTTTCCCGTTTCTGGATTTTCAATAATATTTACAGTCAGTTCGGGAAAAAGGTTATTCATTTCATGGAATAGGAATAACGAAAGCCAACGGTCTTGCTGGGAAGGGATAACTTTTGCCAAAGCAATATATTTATTGTTGAGCGCTCCATCCTGTTGAATTTCATAAATTAAGACTGCCGAACAAATCAAGACCGAGGCAATTAATACCCAAAATATCGTCTTACTCAGGGACATTGTTTTCTTTTTCATTGATAATCCTTTTTAACTCCTGAATGGCAATATCTATTTGTTCTTCTTCATTTTCAACTACAACTTCGGGTTGAATTCCTTCACCATCAATATCAGTTCCATCGGGTAAGTAATATTTTGAAATAGTAAATATAACTCCTCCCTGGTGAGAAAGTGGAAAAATCTGCTGTACTACACCTTTTCCAAAGGTTGTCTCTCCAATAAGGGGTGTTTTTAAAATGTCCCGAAAAATTCCTGCCATTATCTCAGCTCCACTGGCCGTTCCCTTATTTATTAAAGCAACCATAGGGAGATCAACAATTTTTTCAACAGGATTTTCCAACGACTCACGGTTTCCGTTCCGATCTTCAATAAAAAGGATACTCGTATCTCTCGGCACAAACAAACCCGAACAAATAATTGCCGAGGAAAGAAGACCACCTGGATTATTTCTTAAATCGATTACCAGCCCCTTGACCTCCAAAAGCTTTAATTGCTTAATAGCATCTTCGACCTCAACATTGGTTCGTCCATGGTATTCAATAATTCGAATTAAACCGATGCCTTCTTCTAAGAGTTCAAATTCTACGCTTTTTATTTTAATAATATCTCTAATAACTGTTACGGTAATAGGATCCGCTATTCCTTCTCTTTGTAATTGTAGGACAACTTTTGTTCCCCTATCACCCCGAAGTCTCCGTACTGATTCATCTAATGGCATTCCCGAAGTAGATTCTCCATCTATTTGACTAATCACGTCACCAGCCTTTACCCCAGCCTGGGAAGCCGGTGATCCCTGATAAGGTGTAATGATGGTCAATTTATCATCTTTAATCGCAATTACTATTCCTAAGCCAGAAAACTCGCCTTCAATACGATCGCTGGTTTCTATTTTGAGATCTTCTTCATTTAAATAGCGAGCATAGGGATCTCCTGTGGCTTTCAATACACCTCGTATCGCTTCCTCCATCAAATCATTTTCATCAATTTCTTTCTCTGAATAATATTGATTCTTTATTAGATAAATAGTCTCGAGAAGTGGTTGCCATTTATCGCTTTCTATTTCTGTTGAAAAATAAGTATCATAACGATTGGCCTGAACTGAAGTAACAACGATTAGTCCCAAAAGAACCGCGATAATAACTACCCAAATGGCTAAACGTTTTTTTTGCAAGTTGTTCACCTCAAACTCCATCTACCCTTAGGAGTAGATGAATAGCGCTTGATTTCCTTTTATTCATTGCAAATCTCATTCTATTCTGAAAATACAGGAATAAGTAAAAAATGATAAAGAAACCTTTATAAAAGACGAGATTGCCACGTCACTTCGTTCCTCGCAATGACAGGGCGGGAAAAAATTCAAATCCCCCGAACCCCTTTGCTAAAGGTGGAGATTATTTCTTGAGTATTTATTTTCATCCTCATTGGGTGCTGCAAAGCAGCATAAAGGTCCATCCTGAAAACCCACGGGCATGACAAATCAAGCCCCCACAAAAATATTAAAAATTGGAGGGACACAATACATTATGCCCATTCTTTAATTCATGATTCGACATGCCATGGCATGTCGAATCATGGGTTTTCATCCTCATCAAGTGCCACGAAGTGACACGAGGATCTATTCTGTATCGACAAAAAAAATAACTAAAGAATTATTTTAACATAGACTGAATAACCCAAACACAATAAATAAATTTAAGAAGAAAATTACTTCAACCATTTGATAGGATTATCTTCCTGGGCATTGGTTCCCACTCTAACTTCAAAGTGTACGGCTGGGACATTGGTCAAGCCGGTTTCTCCGGCTAACCCGATTGTCTGTCCTCCCTTTACCATATCTCCTGGATTTACTTGAATTGAATCCAGATAAGCATACATGGTCACCACATCTTGACCGTGGTCGATTAATATCGTTTTTCCATAACCTCGTATACTTCTGGCTAATAAAACAACTCCGTCTTGAGCTGCATAAACATTATCACCCCGACTGGCAGCAATATCAATCCCAGGATTAAATACTTGAATTTGGTAAACTGGGTCTTTTGACATCCCAAAATTTTTAATAACTTTCCCACCACTCACCGGCCAAAAGAAACGCCCCATCTTAACCGGTGGAAGATTCTTAGTTGAAGCAGAAGTACTTTCTCGACTTTTCTTGAGTTCCTTTTGGAGTTGGGAAATAAGATTGGTAACATTTTTTTGTGCAGCAACTAATTCTGCAAGGTTATTTTGGAATTTCTTTTTATCAACTAATAACTGGTTGAGTAAAGATTTGCGAGTTTCTTCAAGCTTTTTTACATTTTTCTCATCAAGAACTAACTTCTCCTTTAACACGGCCTCTAATCTAATTTTCTGTTCAATTTCTTTGAGCTTATTTTGTAGATTTTGCCTTTTATTGAGATATCTTGAAATGTTACCCATCTCATGCTCGCTATACTTCTGAAAAAGATACCATTGTTCCTCAACTTCCGCTGGATCACTGCTTCCTAAAAAAACACTCCAAAAGTCAAAGTTAACGTTATTTTTATATGCTCGAACCATAGCTTGTGAAATTTTTGTTTTACTTGAGGAAATATCTTGGCTAAGCCCTTCAATATCTTTACGAAGAAGAGCTCGATCCTTTTCCAGCTGTAAAATCCGATTTCTCGAAGTTGTTATATCATTCTCCAATTTCTCGATCTTATTTTCTATGTTATGTATTTCAGCAGCCACATTTTTTTGAGTCTTTTCTAATTTTTTTAACTCTTGATCCAATTTAGCTTGTTCCGATTTCATTTTTTCTAATTCTTTTAATTGAGTATCTATCTCAGCTTCAATATCATTACCAAAACAATCTGGACTAATTAAGAAAAGAAAAATGGCCGGAATTAGGCAAATGATTATGAGAAAAGAGAGTTTTCTCATCTTAACACCTCCTTGAGCACCGAATTACAGGCAATAAGACTCCCTAAAATACCAATTACCCCACCCATAAAGGTGTCGACTACTAAGAGGGGAGCCATGATATCGGTGAGGTTTATCCATGGAAAAAAAGGAAATGCAGCATGAAGAAAATCAAGGAGAAAATGAAATACCAATATACCCAGAAAAAATGCTGAAATGCCAGCAAACAAACCTTCAAAAAAACCCTCAGTAATAATTGGACGCCGTATAAAAGTTTCAGTCGCTCCAATTAAATGAAAAACTCGAATTTCTTCTTTCCTGGATTGAATGGAAATCCGTATTAAATTAATAATGACAACCAATGAAAATATAAAAACCAAAAAGAGTACTATGCTTCCAACACTTAAAAGCATGTGATAAAACCGTACAAAAACATCGACATTTTTACCACCATAAATCACATCATCAAATAATCCGGTATTTTTTACTTGATTTGCCAGTTCTGGAATCGATTCTACACGTTTCGGTGTAATCTCTACTGAAAGGGGAAAAGGATTTTCATCAACCGGAAAATCTTCTGGTGTTAGTTCAAAGTATTCAAGGAACTTCTTCTGGGCATCTTCTTTAGAAAGAAAAACGATAGAGCTGACGTTGGGAAGATTTTTTAACTTCTGGACAGTTTCTTGAGCCTTTTCATCTGTGATTTCAGATTGAAAATACGCTTTAATGGTAAAACTCTGACCTGAAAACTTCCCCATTTTTTCCATTTCTAAATAACCAAAAATAAAAATGTTCACAATCAGCTGAGTAAAAAAGATACTTAGAAATCCAATCAATACCAGGGATGGTCGCTTTCGTAAATTATAAAATGCATCGCGTACAAAACCCAAAGTTCTCCAGCCCCTTCTGATCTTGTGTTGGAATTAAAATCCAGTTTCAACTCTTACTCGACTATAACGATCGGCTACCAAGTGTCCCTGATCAAGTTGTAATATTCGACCAGAGAAACTTTTTAACAGCCGATCATTATGTGTAGAAACAATTACACTCGCTTTTTCTTCCCGACAATAAAGATATAAGGTCTCTACCATTTCATAAGCAGAATATTGATCAAGATTTCCAGTCGGCTCATCGGCTAAAACCAGTTGGGGTTGATGGATTAAAGCCCTCCCCAAGCATAATTTTTGCCTTTCCCCGCCTGATAACCATTCTACTAAATGATGCTTGCGGTTTTCCATTTCTAACATAGCTAAAATTCGGCTACTTAACTTGGATATGAGATGCTTTTTAATTCCCATAATTTGCAAAGGAAATATGAGGTTTTCATATACTGTCCGGGAAGGTATCAGTTTTAAATCTTGAAAAATTATGCCTAAATTTCTACGAAGAAAAGGCAGATAGCCATCGTCTAAATGATTGATACGGATATCATCAAACCAGATATCACCCGAGGTTGGAAGCTCTTCCCGGTTGATTAGTTTCATTAAAGTTGTTTTCCCAGCACCAGTAGGGCCAACTAAAAAAATAAACTCACCTTCTTCGATCGAAAACGAAACATTTTGAAGGGCTTTAACCCCACTGGAATAAATTTTATATACCTTGTCAAAACCTATAAATGCCATTTTTTAGATTTCTCTACTCTTCTTTGAACTTTTCTCTTTAAATGAGCTTAATCTATACATCTTTTGGTCATTATACCATTTACCGTTATACAATGATGAACAAGGAGCATTAACTCATCAACTACCAATCTATTTATCCAAAGCGTATTGCCTATCAGGCTTGTTCAACCCTTCGTTATTTTATTCCCAATCTCTCTTTTAAAACCATCCAACCAAATCGAAAAAAAGCTGGAACAACTCTTTTTAAGCGATGCGGTTCGGAAGCTATTCGATAGAGCCATTCTAATTTCATTTTTCGAAACAATGATGGAGCCCTTTTTTTATCCCCACAGAGTACATCAAAACTCCCACCTATTCCAATCATAATCGAGGCTTGAAGCAAATTTCGATTCTTATGAATCCACAATTCCTGTCGAGGAGAACCTAAACCCACCAAGAGAATATCCGGCTTCGATTGATTTATATCTTCGATAATTGGTAAAGAATCTTGAAAATATCCGTGATGATAACCCGAAATAATTGTTTTGGAAGCATGTATTTCAAGGTTTTTTACTAATCTGGTTACAATCTCTGGAGAGCTTCCCAAAAAATAAAAAGACCAACTTTTCTCTTGCCCGATCCTGAGAAGCTCTTCCATCAATTCAACCCCTGGTATACGGTGCTGGATGGTTATCCCTAATATTCGAGCTGCTACCAATATTCCATTCCCATCAACAATCCTTAAATCAGCACTATGCAAAGCCTGATAAAACTCGTCATCAGTTGCTTGCCGCGCAACCATTTCAGGATTGAGAGTGATGATGTGAGCTTTCTGACCAGATTGAATTGCCTCAGAAATAAAGGAAACTAAATCAGAAAAGGAGTAATCAGAAATTAAAATACCTAATAATGAATGTTCTGATGACGATCCCCCGTGCATGGAATATTTATTTTCCTTTCAGTTATCATTATCCATTTGTTCTAATATTTCTCCCAGCCATATCCGGCTTTGATCATCAAGTCGTCTTAACTGGTTTTTGATTTCAATATTATTTTTAAAAATATCTTGGCATTGCATATATAATTTAAAAAAGGTTTCTTCCGAGAGGTCTTGCCATAACACCAAGTTTCTCTTCCCCCACCAATTGGCAAAGGACTCAATCTTTGGATCAATATTCAAAGCATACCAAGGAACATCCATCATGGTGGCTAAAATTGCCGGATGAAGTCTCATGGTGAAAACCGCAGCGAGTTGATGAAAATAAGGCTGGATTTCTTCAATTGATTGAAAATATTTCCATTGACAATTAACTTGATTGGCAATTTGTGAAGCAATTTTATAATCATATTCATAATGAAAGGCAACGATTTCAATCCTTTCTGGAATTCTTGCCTGGAGGTATTTTAAAACATTAACCAATAGGTCCTGGTTAGCTAAACTACTGTATCGAACAAAAAAACCTACCGTTGGTTTGGTATGAGTCATATTTAAAACATTTTCATCAATTGAGACTACCGGATCGACTCCAATTTTTATTCTATTACTGGAACCACTTAATCTTCTTACCAAATCTGCACTTTCTTGATCACGGGCTACAAATAATTTCATTCTTTTAAGAATAAAAGCCACTATCTTCTGACTTAAAGCTCTATGGAAAGGGCCTAAACCACAACGATAAAACAAAAGAGGACGACGAAAAATTAACGCCCAACCCAATAAAAAAGAATAATATATTAAAGATCGAAAACTCGTTGAATCTTGCAGAAGACTCCCTCCCCCTACGACAACATAATCACTTCTGGCAATTTCTCTTAAAACTGTAATTATTTTTTTTCGGAAAACGACCAATAGATTGGAGAAGGAACGAGGGGAAAATTGACTATCCTGAGTTAAAACCAAGTAATAAAAAGAATAAGGGGTCGCTTTAGAAATAACTTCCAAATCATTGATTATCGATCGAAGAGAAAGCTCGTCTCCCCAATTACCAAAACCATAATACCCGAGTAAAAATATTTTTTTTTGAGTATCTTTCATATTAAAGCGGTTTATATATTTGTTCTTTTTTTATAAGCATCATTCTCTCCAAACTGACTCAGCCATTTCCATATCCAATAGGCAATCCGGACAACAATATAGTAGAAAATGAATACTACCAAGCTTAGTATAAAGGCATTAAAGAATCGAAGAAGGATGAAAAGAAATGGGGTATGGATATGGCAAAAAGAATTGAAGAAGGTGATAAAGCCAATCGTTACCCCAAGCCAAAGCACAACCTTAAAAAGAGGTTGATAATTAAAACGGCGGAGGGAAAGAAGAATCCATAAAGCCGGGTAACCAATCATAAATTCTTTCGTTCGAGGTCTCATAAAAAGGAATCTTTCCAACCAAAGCCTCATTTTACTTTCTAACATCCCGGCTGGAAGCAATGGAAAGTTACCTGAACGGGTTAAATAAACTACAAATCCTCCAGCAAGAATCATTAAAATAACAAATTCATAGCGCTTTAAGGTTCCCAAAACCACTGAATGAATACTCCGATTCAGATAACCCGACTTAAAAAGATAAAGAGCAACTAAAATTATAGGAATGACCAATGAGGTTTTTACTCCTGAATATTGCTCAATCCGAAGAACATAAAGCCATTGATAAAGACCACAGGAAACCACCAGCCCACCGGCAAATACCATACAAAATGCAGTAAGGATAGGTACCAACGGATTCTTTTTTGACCGAAACCCATCAATCAGGGAAAAAACAGCCAAACTTGGATAAGCAATACCAGAAAGAACACCAATGATTCTCAAATTCAACGCATTATCCTGGAAAAGCGTTCCCGATAAAACAAATAAACTTATAATGAAAATTATCCATTTTCCTGGTAAAAAGTAACTATAGAGCAGCGCTATAGCTATTGCCACCGAAAGTGAAAATAATACCGAGGCAACCAAGGGAGGTTCAAAAGGCATAAGGGGGTAAACCGTTCCGCGGGTAAATCCACTGGATTCAATATCAGAAAATAACGCAATGAGATAGGAATAATTTTTCTCCCAAAGGTTTATTGACGGTTCGGTAAAAAATCGCACGTAAAGAAGACGGACCGACCGTTCTTTTACAGCTCGAAGAAATCTTTCTCGAGCCTCAAGAGGAGTATAGTTCTTTATTTCATCGGGTGGAATACTATGAACTCGAATGGTTTGAGCTGGAGCTAAACGAGCAAGGATGGTTTCTCCTTTTTGTCCTACGAACTCTGTGTATCCCCAGAATAGCTTTTTCTTTTCAAGGAAGTTGGCCATTTCCATCAAAGATTCTGAATTTCCGTTTCCAAGTACTTGGTCACCAAAGAATATTAAACCATCTGCTTGATCATAAATCGGATCAGAAAGAAGGTTTTTTAAGATTTCTGGAGTAATTCCTTGCCAGTTTCTTGGACGAAGTATAATTCGAAATCCCTTATCTTTTAAAAGCTGCACAAGGTTATTATCCCAACCCAAACCTATCTTATCTTCTTCTTCATAGGAAATATTTAAGCCAATAATATTCGGGGAAATTTCGATCGGAGAGCGACCTAAAATGCTTAACTGGTGGATAATCGATTCTTTTAAAGAATTATTAGAAACATAAAAATAACGAAGAAGAGATGGATATTCATGATCAACAGCAACTGGTAGTACTTTTCCTAATTGCTGAAGATTTTTTAAATCATAATCGCTTACACCAATAACGCTTACCCCTGCTTGTTTCAACTCGTCTAAGGTTTCATCAACTGATTTTCCTAAACGGAGTGATATGACTTCAATATCCTGCCAATCGCAAACAACTTCGATTTCTTTCATGGCTGCTTCGTTTTTTAACCGTGTAGGGAGTACCATCAGCGCTCCAAGCAAAGCAGATATAATTGCTATAAGAAGAAATAGTTTAGAAAATTTCATGAGATATCCCTCGGATTTTCCTCGCATTCTAATAATGGATCACCGGTGTCAACAGTATCGTTTTCTTCAACAAAGACTTGGGTCACAATCCCTTCATTTTCAATTTGAATTTCATTTTCCATTTTCATTGCTTCTAAAATTATAGCGACATGCCCCCCAGAAACTCGTTCGCCTTTTTTTACTTGCACCGATAAAACTCTTCCTGGCATGGGAGCTCTAAGAACTGTTGTCACTTGCATAGGAGCGTTTGTCGGAGTAATTTCACGAGGAATTCTTTTGATCTTTTCGACTTGAATTTTCCCATCTTCCCTGGATTCATTAACTTCAGAGACTTCAACTTCAAACTCTTCACCATTGACCCGGACTTTGAATTTACGCATACCGAAACTCCTCCCCATTAGAAATACAATACCTTCTATCCTGAAAAGACATGAACGATTAATATGAGCCCTCTCTTTTTGAGGGCGTGAAGACCTTTTCTGACACCGCAGGTGTCATCCTGAGGCTTCGTTATATGAAGCCGTGAGGACCTCATCTTTTCATTATTTTAAAAAATACTAAATGAGATTGCCACGTCGCTGCGCTCCTCGCAATGACGGGGCGGGTGGATGAGATTGCCACGTCGCTGCGCTCCTCGCAATGACAGAGCAGGAGGAAATAATTCAAATCCCCCTTACCCCCTTTTCTAAAGAGGGAGATTGTTTCCTGAGTATATATTTTCATCTTCATCTGGTGCTGTGAAAGTGGCATGACGGTCTATCCTGAAAAGACCGGAAAGTTTTTTATAAGTCATGTATTTATAGCAACCAACCGTAATCTCATTCTGGACTTTCAACCTCATCCTCACCTTCTCCCATCAAGGGAGAAGGAACCAAAAAGTCGTCCCTTCTAGTCTTTATTGCGCCCGATTAAGCTAGCGGCATACCATGGCATGTCGAATCCTTGGTTTTTCATCCTTATTTAGCGATTAGAAATAACGGAATCATTCTTTCTAATTTTTGAGATTGTACTTTCATGACTATGGAAATTAATATCTAAAACGCGATAAACCCCAACAATTTTCTTGCAGACACAAACTCTTCCACCCTTTATTTTTTTGTTGGATATAGCTATTTTCCACAACTATTTCCCCCGGTTGTTCGTCATGCTCATATTGGAGGACCGCAGCTATCACTGCGGCTATTATTTGAGGATTAACGTCGGGCTCAATCTTAAACTGGGATATTCCCATGTTTTTTTCCCTTTCCTGTAATTCTTTTTGACCAAAAAATTTCAAGAGCTCGAATAACTTTTAGCCGAGTTTCTTGAGGATCAATAACTTGATCGACATACCCTCTTTTGGCAGCTTCATAGGGATTATAAAATTCCTGACGGTATTCCTCAAGCAATTTCTCTCTTTCAATTTGAGCATCTAAGGCTGCTTCTATCTCTTTTCGAAAGATGATATTAACCGCCCCCTCGGCGCCCATTACAGCAATTTCGGCAGTAGGCCAGGCCAATACCAAATCGGCTCCAAGATCGCGACAACACATAGCTAAATAAGCACCACCATATGCCTTGCGCATTATTACCGTAATCTTTGGAACGGTGGCTTCTGAGTATGCATAGAGAATCTTTGCTCCATGTCGGATGATTCCTCCAAACTCTTGATTACTTCCCGGTAAAAATCCCGGAACATCGACAAGGGTAACCAGAGGAATATTAAAAGCGTCGCAAAATCGAATAAACCGAGACGCCTTGTCGCCCGAATCGATATCCAAGCATCCAGCCAGATGATAGGGTTGATTTGCTACTATTCCCACAGTATGACCATTCATTCGAGCAAACCCAATGATTAAGTTTTTTGCAAAATCTTTTTGGATTTCAAAAAAAGAATCTTGATCAACTAAGTCTTCAATGATTTTTTTAACATTATAAGGTCGATTGGGATTGGTAGATACAATATCCAAAAAGGAGGAATTTTTTCGATCAACTGGGTCTTGGCGCTCGCCAACCGGTGGCTCTTCGACATTATTGGATGGAAGGTATGAAAGGAGCTTTTTCACTTCAAAGAAACACTCTTCTTCGTTTCTGGACACGAAACTAGCAACCCCGCTTTTGGTAGCATGAGTATGGGCACCACCCAATTCTTCAGCAGTGACTTCTTCACCGGTTGCAGCTTTTACAACTTGAGGGCCGGTTACAAACATCTTGCTTGTCCCTTGAATCATAAAAATATAATCCATAAGAGC
Protein-coding sequences here:
- a CDS encoding divergent polysaccharide deacetylase family protein → MKKKTMSLSKTIFWVLIASVLICSAVLIYEIQQDGALNNKYIALAKVIPSQQDRWLSLFLFHEMNNLFPELTVNIIENPETGKSWKVMMEDVPEYYREEISDRLLAIFNVLFGFGFYGEKRTLNEKDVYFLFQDLMPWFTLEVYFQPRYQVAIVIDDLGYNRTNAERFLKLPQKITYAVFPHLPLSRSLGEKFSEQGKEIIIHLPMEALDNEQNNNETLILRTGDDEARVNDIIKKAITNLPTARGLNNHKGSKATQDSKLMRNLMLALKKSNLMFLDSVTSDQSRAFDVAQELGLLSFRRDIFIDGDTSIEYIQQKLREAVSIAKKRGYSIAIGHVKPETYLALESFFHSFNDPEVEFVFLSELIQQSRKKSQNAP
- a CDS encoding S41 family peptidase — translated: MNNLQKKRLAIWVVIIAVLLGLIVVTSVQANRYDTYFSTEIESDKWQPLLETIYLIKNQYYSEKEIDENDLMEEAIRGVLKATGDPYARYLNEEDLKIETSDRIEGEFSGLGIVIAIKDDKLTIITPYQGSPASQAGVKAGDVISQIDGESTSGMPLDESVRRLRGDRGTKVVLQLQREGIADPITVTVIRDIIKIKSVEFELLEEGIGLIRIIEYHGRTNVEVEDAIKQLKLLEVKGLVIDLRNNPGGLLSSAIICSGLFVPRDTSILFIEDRNGNRESLENPVEKIVDLPMVALINKGTASGAEIMAGIFRDILKTPLIGETTFGKGVVQQIFPLSHQGGVIFTISKYYLPDGTDIDGEGIQPEVVVENEEEQIDIAIQELKRIINEKENNVPE
- a CDS encoding murein hydrolase activator EnvC family protein; protein product: MRKLSFLIIICLIPAIFLFLISPDCFGNDIEAEIDTQLKELEKMKSEQAKLDQELKKLEKTQKNVAAEIHNIENKIEKLENDITTSRNRILQLEKDRALLRKDIEGLSQDISSSKTKISQAMVRAYKNNVNFDFWSVFLGSSDPAEVEEQWYLFQKYSEHEMGNISRYLNKRQNLQNKLKEIEQKIRLEAVLKEKLVLDEKNVKKLEETRKSLLNQLLVDKKKFQNNLAELVAAQKNVTNLISQLQKELKKSRESTSASTKNLPPVKMGRFFWPVSGGKVIKNFGMSKDPVYQIQVFNPGIDIAASRGDNVYAAQDGVVLLARSIRGYGKTILIDHGQDVVTMYAYLDSIQVNPGDMVKGGQTIGLAGETGLTNVPAVHFEVRVGTNAQEDNPIKWLK
- a CDS encoding cell division protein FtsX, with translation MGFVRDAFYNLRKRPSLVLIGFLSIFFTQLIVNIFIFGYLEMEKMGKFSGQSFTIKAYFQSEITDEKAQETVQKLKNLPNVSSIVFLSKEDAQKKFLEYFELTPEDFPVDENPFPLSVEITPKRVESIPELANQVKNTGLFDDVIYGGKNVDVFVRFYHMLLSVGSIVLFLVFIFSLVVIINLIRISIQSRKEEIRVFHLIGATETFIRRPIITEGFFEGLFAGISAFFLGILVFHFLLDFLHAAFPFFPWINLTDIMAPLLVVDTFMGGVIGILGSLIACNSVLKEVLR
- a CDS encoding cell division ATP-binding protein FtsE, producing MAFIGFDKVYKIYSSGVKALQNVSFSIEEGEFIFLVGPTGAGKTTLMKLINREELPTSGDIWFDDIRINHLDDGYLPFLRRNLGIIFQDLKLIPSRTVYENLIFPLQIMGIKKHLISKLSSRILAMLEMENRKHHLVEWLSGGERQKLCLGRALIHQPQLVLADEPTGNLDQYSAYEMVETLYLYCREEKASVIVSTHNDRLLKSFSGRILQLDQGHLVADRYSRVRVETGF
- a CDS encoding WecB/TagA/CpsF family glycosyltransferase yields the protein MHGGSSSEHSLLGILISDYSFSDLVSFISEAIQSGQKAHIITLNPEMVARQATDDEFYQALHSADLRIVDGNGILVAARILGITIQHRIPGVELMEELLRIGQEKSWSFYFLGSSPEIVTRLVKNLEIHASKTIISGYHHGYFQDSLPIIEDINQSKPDILLVGLGSPRQELWIHKNRNLLQASIMIGIGGSFDVLCGDKKRAPSLFRKMKLEWLYRIASEPHRLKRVVPAFFRFGWMVLKERLGIK
- the csaB gene encoding polysaccharide pyruvyl transferase CsaB; translation: MKDTQKKIFLLGYYGFGNWGDELSLRSIINDLEVISKATPYSFYYLVLTQDSQFSPRSFSNLLVVFRKKIITVLREIARSDYVVVGGGSLLQDSTSFRSLIYYSFLLGWALIFRRPLLFYRCGLGPFHRALSQKIVAFILKRMKLFVARDQESADLVRRLSGSSNRIKIGVDPVVSIDENVLNMTHTKPTVGFFVRYSSLANQDLLVNVLKYLQARIPERIEIVAFHYEYDYKIASQIANQVNCQWKYFQSIEEIQPYFHQLAAVFTMRLHPAILATMMDVPWYALNIDPKIESFANWWGKRNLVLWQDLSEETFFKLYMQCQDIFKNNIEIKNQLRRLDDQSRIWLGEILEQMDNDN
- a CDS encoding DUF5693 family protein, whose translation is MKFSKLFLLIAIISALLGALMVLPTRLKNEAAMKEIEVVCDWQDIEVISLRLGKSVDETLDELKQAGVSVIGVSDYDLKNLQQLGKVLPVAVDHEYPSLLRYFYVSNNSLKESIIHQLSILGRSPIEISPNIIGLNISYEEEDKIGLGWDNNLVQLLKDKGFRIILRPRNWQGITPEILKNLLSDPIYDQADGLIFFGDQVLGNGNSESLMEMANFLEKKKLFWGYTEFVGQKGETILARLAPAQTIRVHSIPPDEIKNYTPLEARERFLRAVKERSVRLLYVRFFTEPSINLWEKNYSYLIALFSDIESSGFTRGTVYPLMPFEPPLVASVLFSLSVAIAIALLYSYFLPGKWIIFIISLFVLSGTLFQDNALNLRIIGVLSGIAYPSLAVFSLIDGFRSKKNPLVPILTAFCMVFAGGLVVSCGLYQWLYVLRIEQYSGVKTSLVIPIILVALYLFKSGYLNRSIHSVVLGTLKRYEFVILMILAGGFVVYLTRSGNFPLLPAGMLESKMRLWLERFLFMRPRTKEFMIGYPALWILLSLRRFNYQPLFKVVLWLGVTIGFITFFNSFCHIHTPFLFILLRFFNAFILSLVVFIFYYIVVRIAYWIWKWLSQFGENDAYKKRTNI
- a CDS encoding biotin/lipoyl-containing protein, with the translated sequence MRKFKVRVNGEEFEVEVSEVNESREDGKIQVEKIKRIPREITPTNAPMQVTTVLRAPMPGRVLSVQVKKGERVSGGHVAIILEAMKMENEIQIENEGIVTQVFVEENDTVDTGDPLLECEENPRDIS
- a CDS encoding acyl-CoA carboxylase subunit beta, which gives rise to MSRKKMEELITSLENKKEKILLGGGKSAIDKQHKSGKLTSRERIFLLLDENSFEETDLFIEHRSTRFGMDEKKPPADGVVTGYGTIDGRPVFIYSQDFTVMGGSLGEMHAQKICKIMDMALKVGAPIIAINDSGGARIQEGIDSLSGYGQIFYRNTLNSGIVPQIAIIAGPCAGGAVYSPALMDYIFMIQGTSKMFVTGPQVVKAATGEEVTAEELGGAHTHATKSGVASFVSRNEEECFFEVKKLLSYLPSNNVEEPPVGERQDPVDRKNSSFLDIVSTNPNRPYNVKKIIEDLVDQDSFFEIQKDFAKNLIIGFARMNGHTVGIVANQPYHLAGCLDIDSGDKASRFIRFCDAFNIPLVTLVDVPGFLPGSNQEFGGIIRHGAKILYAYSEATVPKITVIMRKAYGGAYLAMCCRDLGADLVLAWPTAEIAVMGAEGAVNIIFRKEIEAALDAQIEREKLLEEYRQEFYNPYEAAKRGYVDQVIDPQETRLKVIRALEIFWSKRITGKGKKHGNIPV